A single genomic interval of Armigeres subalbatus isolate Guangzhou_Male chromosome 1, GZ_Asu_2, whole genome shotgun sequence harbors:
- the LOC134207319 gene encoding uncharacterized protein LOC134207319 codes for MAVTGGLKEILSRFWTCEEVDSLNNYSPMKAKCEAHYSSTVKRGKDGRDTVSLPKDDTVLPKIGESRDIAFRRLQGIERRLFREPQLREQYERFMREYLELGHMHRVDVSTDKASRCYLPHHPVVKKSSTTTKVRVVIDASCNTSTGVSLNDALLAGPVIQENLRSIMGANQTNGGRRGKMFRQIWIDQKDLLLQNILWRKDFGVQAESYEFRTVAYGTKPAPYLATRTLKQLALDEQQRFPMAARAVMEDVYMDDVLTGEDKAEVAKQLRMQLDSMMETGGFHLRKWASNSTEFLNKILR; via the coding sequence ATGGCAGTTACTGGTGGTTTAAAGGAAATTCTATCTCGCTTTTGGACTTGTGAAGAAGTTGATTCTCTCAACAATTATTCTCCCATGAAAGCGAAGTGCGAGGCGCACTATAGTAGCACGGTCAAACGAGGTAAGGATGGGCGGGATACAGTTTCTCTTCCAAAGGATGATACCGTTCTGCCAAAAATAGGCGAATCAAGAGATATTGCCTTCCGACGTCTTCAAGGGATAGAAAGACGATTGTTTCGAGAACCGCAGTTACGAGAGCAATACGAGCGGTTCATGAGGGAGTATTTGGAGCTAGGGCACATGCACAGAGTGGATGTGTCAACCGACAAGGCAAGTAGGTGTTATTTACCTCATCATCCTGTTGTTAAGAAGAGCAGCACGACCACCAAGGTCCGGGTGGTTATCGATGCGTCTTGTAACACAAGTACAGGCGTATCACTGAACGATGCATTGCTGGCAGGGCCAGTGATCCAAGAAAATTTGCGTTCCATAATGGGCGCGAATCAAACAAATGGTGGCAGACGTGGAAAAATGTTCCGTCAAATCTGGATAGACCAGAAGGATCTTCTGTTGCAGAACATACTGTGGCGGAAAGATTTCGGTGTGCAAGCCGAATCGTACGAATTTCGTACAGTAGCCTACGGGACAAAACCAGCGCCGTATCTGGCGACAAGAACTTTGAAGCAGTTAGCGTTGGACGAACAGCAAAGGTTCCCGATGGCGGCAAGGGCGGTCATGGAAGACGTATACATGGACGACGTTTTGACGGGAGAGGATAAGGCCGAGGTGGCGAAACAATTGCGAATGCAGCTTGACAGTATGATGGAGACTGGCGGATTCCATCTGAGGAAATGGGCATCCAATTCAAcagaattcctgaacaaaatcttGCGTTAG